Part of the Onthophagus taurus isolate NC chromosome 11, IU_Otau_3.0, whole genome shotgun sequence genome is shown below.
aGGTTAAGGAGATAAGATGGGATTTTCAACATAGCTAGCTTGTACAGTACGTGCGACTTGGAAGTTTGAGACAAGCACTGCCAAGGGATGAGATGTAGATCTACCTTGTTGGAATCCAAATTGGTATGACGGAATCCTCCTTGCAACAACATCGAGCAGCTTGTTCTTCAAGTGTACTTCGAAAAGCTTCCCCATTACGGGTAGCAATGAGATAGGACGGTAGTTCGCAGGGTCGGATAGAGAAGAATCTTTCTTGGGGATGTATATGATAATAGAGGTCTTCCAATCTTGTGGGAAATGCTGGGTGGTAAGGCAATagttgtaaatttttcttatgtagGCGTGGATATCAAGATCCAGCTTCCTTAAGATTTCCCTTGAGATGTTGTCGTATCCAGGGGCTGTGTTGGTTCCTCTGTTAAGAAGTGTGAAGTATTCTTCTTCCTGCATGAGAGCATCTTGAGGTGTTTCGGACGAATTGAGAAAGGCGTGTTGGTACCAATTGTCTATTATAATAAGATTTTGCAGACTTTATAGatcattttcttatttatctCTATTTTGGCTCATAATGGCAAAAATTGTGGACAACAATGTACAAATTTAGCATTCTGAGTTTCTGCAGCGATAAGAttagttcaaacatgtttctGTGGAAGCATTATTTGATAAAGAGAGAAGATATTTATTTCAGTAAATGTacaattaaatattgaaacatacaataaattatataacacTCCGGAGGTGCGATATGCGGAACATAAACCCTGAGATGCCGTCTGGCAGACTACTACTAATTTTGAGTAATAAACTCCAAAAGTActtatatacagtgtgtccgtaaagtaacggatataggcgataaaattattataaacagtttatggaaaaatccctgaaacgggtctaaagatttaaattttttgcaattgtttggtgtagattttaaatttcttccgccatttttaagcgagttatgacgtcatcggcattattttcaaatggcaatgccccatttttattacggaatatgaaagaacatttttttctgaatctaatACAGTCACTATTAATATTgcttacataagaaaattttcgagaaaaattactttaaagtttaactactTCAGATTTGTTGACGTGatgaaaatagcagtagccatgagtaactatggtaaccaattattttaaacaatttcctaagtgtcaaaaactcATTTAGTAAGTAGTTGACTTCTTTAATACAACATATCCTGATCGCCAACTCATTAGCCAAAGTATGGTGAGCCTAGCTgtgactaaatttaaataGTATGGCCATCTCTCGAAGCATTTCTCGAAGTCTGGTCTACTAAATGTTGCAAGGGAAGTTCAACAAATCGTGGTTTTGGCTGGGTAAGAAAACCCTCATGTTACTGTAAGAAGTATTGGGTCTAATTTCGACATTAATAAATCAAcggttcataaaattttaaaacccgCAAATATCATTCCCATAAAGTAAACCTGATTCACGAGCAATAAATCGTAGTTTTTGcaacaacaattttgcaacGATGACGAAGACtttgtcaaaaacataattttttcgacGAAGGGACATTTACATTGAATGGATAAGTAAACAGACAAAGTTGTCGGTATTGCGCTACCCAATATCGAAATTACTCAAGAAACTCGCACACCCAATATCCGCAAAAGATTTGAGGAAATCTTAAGTGGAAAgagatgtttaaattttttcaaagcaATGTCATTCCTTCCATCCCCATAATGTTGACACAACTCAATTCCAACGGcagttattccaacaagatggcgcgCCACCACACTTCAAGAAgctttactaaatcagtttttgacattcagggaattgtttagaataattggttaccatagttactcatggctactgctatttttatgatttatacaaatttgaagtaattaaattttaaagtaatttttctcaaaaattttattatgtaaccaatattaatattgactgtactagattcagaaaaaaatcacaaaaaaatttaaatctttagacctgtttcaggaatttttccataaatcgtttataatgattttatcgcctatatccgttactttacggacacactgtatattttataaccAGTAATTCTAGATATTGTTTGAAGTATTAAGAATTACATTACCGAAAAATACTACTTAAAATACTTACCAAATTTATGATGATAAAGCGATTTGTTTTTAAGTATGCTTCAAATTGGGATCGGTCATGTTTTGGAGTAAAAAATTGGCATTGGTAtagttttaatgtatttattacattaaacattttaaaaaatacaataacaaAGCTAGAAAAAAGTAACGTATAAAGAAAACTTAaacctaaaatattttagcacAATGTAAAGGTTAAACTTTTTCAGTGCAGTTTACGCAGATGGACTTCGTACATTGTAGACATACAGTCTTTTGCATTCAAAGCATAAATGTTTTGTCATACGGTTTTTCTTTCTTGGacataaataacataattttctCTTTTCTAGTACATCTTGATTAGAATCTACTTGGTCATGGTTTTCAGGAATTCCAATAATACGACGAATATTGTCCCATACTTCTCTGCATCAATTACTATTGGGTCCGAAATGCAGTTGATGTTTTGGTGACAGTGTCTAATGTGGTTGCACTTGTTCCTTTGTTTGGAAAATGATAGGGTTTCGgaattatacaggtgtttcatatatgcgcaggacttcaggatgtgatagcttgtccaaaaatttgaaaaatagtttCTATCAACTTACCCTCTGAAAtgcaccattttcgagataaagggtgttgaaatttaatttaaaaaaatcgttttttgcgaATATCTCCGGAACCGTTTATCGTAcagaaaacaacttttgtaagcATTTCCTACTTATAATAAGCTAAGTTTTGtgagagaaaaaaatgttttaaagtcataattggtgaagattttgaaggggtagtggttgtttttctcccaacttctacgccactgCAAAAAGTACGGTTTTGAGACGTCCATTTGAACTGTCAAtgttttctacacaaaaaagtTACTGAAGGTCATGAGCTCTAAAGTAgaccgttttcgagaaaaatcaacttttatgttGACTAATATGGTCAATTTTAAggctttttatataaagtcaTGGCctactatggtttccattagaAAAGATACAAGTTTGTgtcataattcaaaaattattgcttaaataaaaaaatgagttagactgctttattaaacatgtaataccctacaaatttttcctaaaatcaataatagcaTAGGTATCTaacgatataacaaaaaaacgtttttttcaaGATATCTAGTTAGTCATgcattttatccaaaaaacaTAAAGCTCATTAAATTGAGTTCATAAAACTGCAATTCTTTCCCTATTTAATTGTCTCTCTATCTCCGCTAGTTTTCAAGATCTCTATACTAAACATGAAAAAAAACTCACCAAAAAACTATCATTTTCTGCCATCGTGGTTTGCACTTCCATATTTATAATAAGGATATACTTCCATATATCCTTATTTTCACCGGCGCTGGATCATTTAATCATTAGAGATGTCCGCACCTGTAAGAAACGGCTCTTACGTTGACTTGTGGGTGTGCAATGCgtataatagaaataaaagagaatttaacaattaatcTTTACTTTAATTGCCAATACtatcaaaagaaattataaaatgaaccTTGAATGTATGAACCTTTCCACTGGAATCCACCCTAGGAGCTCGTACTCAAACTCATGGTCGACTCAATCCTCATTCTCTCATTAACCGGAACTCTCCTAATTGATCCAGGACTGACTCTCCACTTCTTCTCTCAAAACTTCATAATCTGTTCTTCAGTGGTCCATCTCTACTGCAAACTAACTGAGTCTTCATAACTGACTGACTATGACTAACTCTGTAGTTCCTACAATCTTTGCTATCTCCTTTTTTATGAAGTGGCAGAATAAGTTCAATTTCCCATTCTTTTGCCATTTGCTCCTTTTCCCACACTTTATTGAAAACCTTCAAGAGTTATAATATTCCTTCTCCTCCCGTGTTTTTAACCATtttggttataattttatattttcctaGTATTTTAACTGTCTTTAACTGTTTAATAGCATCTATTAGCCATTATCATGTTATTTTTTGGCCTTCATTTATTTGTACTTGGCCGTTTTGCTGTAGTTCTTGGCCTTCGTCTGTTTGCTGTTCTATTGTCAAGCTCTTATTGAGTAAGCattgtaaaatttgtttcattatttCTGTTCCTTTTGTCAGCATTTTTCCTGCTTCATTTGCAGTCCTTGATCCGTGGACTAAGTTGTTCACTTTTAACCTTTGTTCTTTGTATCATGCATAGCTTCCTTGTATTTTTTCTCTGAAATACGGCCGCCACCTAACCGTTTTATTCTTAACTTCttgtttaatttcttctaTTCACCAAGCTGCTTCTTTCTTGTGTTTACTTTCTCGTGTTTTATTATCCCATTTACTGTTACTTGTTTCGGAATTCTATAACATTGAATATGCTGCAGCGTTTGATGTTGCTGTTATCGCATTCCTGGAAATTGGACGAGTAAACTCTTCTGTACCTATCATGATATTTATGTTATGCAGCGTGgttgagaaatttttatatcttattgaTATCCCCCCACatcaattctttttattacgaTTGTTACCTATAATGGTGGGAAATGGCTTTTCAGTATATGTATAGTCTGTCTAGGGATAGTGAATGCATTAGTGGTGCAGGTTAGGTTCGTTTCATGGTTTggggatttttaaaataaggcTATAGCTGTCAGATATGTAATCAGATATTGCCCATCCAGTCACCCCATTCCTTTGAATTTAGCCAGAACTTAGCTGTCAGGTTTCTtgctttgttattttttggcTGTTCTTTGGGGCCACACTGTGTCGGTATTATTATTGGTGACGGGATTATAAGTCTTCCTTgagaaagaaattgttattgGTTTGATTTTGCTGAAgattcaaaattcaaaatgagaAATCTAGGTACAAAGAGAGATATTTTCAGAGTCATAAACATtgtaatattgtaataattgaaactcacataaataataaaactttagtGATATAGTTTTGTTGAATTCCTTtattattgtagtttctcacataatttacatttctttatgaatgattgttttaaattaatttacaccaactaaaaatgatttatagcTCTATAAATAGAGAATCAAACAAATATAAACcttacaaaaaactttattatataaaaaataacaatattatgATTAAACCGACTCCATTTTAGCTTTTTTAGCTGGTTTTAACCAAGAATCCAAAGTGTTAGGTCTCctaaaattcacaaaaaaaacttaagaaatCTTACTTAAATCATTACTCACTTTACATCAAACTTAACCATACATTCTTTTTCATTACAAGTcgatttattaacaaatttcttattaacaGTATAACTTTTTAGCTTAAATTCACTCCcacttcttttattaaaaggttCAGAAACGATTTTTAGTGCCTCATCATTATTGaatcttttaaaatctaaCCAAGTTAAGATTTCTTGGTCAGTATTCAAAATAATCGGCATTCGATGATGTAACCAATTCAAAGAATCATCTGATTCCATTGTTAAAATAGTACAAGAGTATTTTTGACCTTCATCTGTGTTTTTAATAGTCCATAATCCAGCCATATGCATTAAATGCTTTTTGTTggaattaacattttttgattcaactCCTTGATAAATAAAGTAAGGTTGTTTTTGATCAGGTCCTGAAGCTGTTTGCCATTCATAAAAACCTTCGGCGACAACGACACATCTTTTCTTTGAATTTAAACTATCTCGGTATAAAGAggattttaatacattttctaAACGACAATTATGAGTGTGTGCTAAAGCTTGAGGATTAACTTcctaaacaaaaattattataataataaatagggATACatagattattaataaagtacaAATGATGGTGTAAATCCCCATTTCATTGGCACCAAAGACAAACTTTCCTCAACATCTTTTTGGTTCAATTCTGGTTGAAATGTTAAAACTGGAACTACTGTTGTTGGAGGGCCATTATAAAATGGTTTGTAGGTATAACCTGAGTCGTTTTTCCATTTAggtttaattgtttttgagttttttgtTATGGTGCATGAATTATGTATTTCTTCCGGATCTAAAGAactataaaagatttttgtggttttttgttgttttaatttaatttaggttAGTTTGattctaaataatatatttaccAAGCTAATCTACCGCACATTGCgatcttattattaatttaattcaaaaattaaacttaaaagtaTTCGTTTTAATATGTTTTGACAGCTAGATGACAGTTCTAGGAAATTTTAATGCTATTCAGGTGGCAACCCTACTAAATATACTTTCTCTTTATATAGCTGTCCCTTATAAcattcaaaatgaaatataaaatcTTATATTCCTTATATCTTATACATTTGCAGATTTTATTGCAATTAAATCATACTTATTAACgagttttgtatatttatttataaaagtgaGTTTCGTGACTCACGTTTATAACATAGCACATACAGGGAGTTTATGAGGcaatacaaaatataaataatataaatttacaaaaatacatgatatttatttaccaaaaataaaattgttcgtttataaagaataaattaacataattgtTTTAGATCTCTTCTTAACGTTTTTCCTGAAGCAGTTTTTGgtattttttccaaaataataaCCCCACCAGTTAAATCTTTATAAGGAGCAACTTTTCCCGCAACGAATGATCGAATATCTTCAGCGTTTGCTTTATGATCTTTTTTTAAAGCAACGAACGCTTTAGGAGCTTCCCCATATTGTTGGTGAGGTATTCCAATAACTGCAGCATCAGCAACTGCAGGATGGCTCCTTAAGATTTCTTCAAGTTCTGCTGGAGCTACTTGAAATCCTTttacctaaaaaataaaattattaaattaactgtTAAGTTATCTCAATATTAaccttaattaattctttcaatCGATCTGTGATATAAAATTGGCCATCTTCGTCGTAATAAGCGATATCACCAGTTCGGATCCATCCATTGTCGTTAATTGTTGCTTTTGTAGCTTCAGGATTATTGTGGTAACCTTTCATAACTTGAGGACCTTTTACAAGTAATTCTCCGTTTTCAAATTGTCCTAAATTGGTATCGTTTGGGTCATCGACTTGTACAATTTTCGCTAGGGTATTTGCGACCAATAATCCGCTTGCACCCACTTTTCTCCCTTTATCTAAAACTGGGGATTGGTGTAAAATAATGGGGGAACATTCAGTCATTCCGTAAATCTGcataaattttacttttccttgggtttttacaaaaaacttttctataTCAGCTACTCCTAAAGGTGCTGCGGAACATACAACTTGatgaatcgattttaattgTTCAGCACGTatgtatttattgtttaacATCATTAACACTataatacaaagaaaaatagatATTAAATGAGcacgttttcaattttttttttttgataatatacTTATAGGTGGGACCGCATAAAAAACATTTGGTTTAAAATGGtctaaaatctttaaaaaaatatccgTTCCAAATTTTGGTACAGTAACCAATTTGCAGCCTTGAGAAAACATATTCATAAGTATCACCGTTAACCCGTAAATATGGTACATAGGAAGTATAACCGGAACGACATCTTGAATATTTCCTTCAGTGACCCTATTTAAGCGGAACTCATCACTTTGAATTTGCTGTAAATTTGAAACTAAGTTCCTATGGGTTAATTCGACACCTTTGGGAGTTCCGGTCGTTCCACTAGAATAAGGTAAACAAGCCACGTCTGTATTGGTTTGTTGCTCAAACGTAAAACTTCCGAAATAACTTGAAATTTCATCGAATTTAATCGCCCCACTTGGTAAACTCACATGGGGTTTATCTTGAATGACAACAAtcgaaatttctttttgaggAATTGAAGAAATCGCATCTCTTGCAGTGGAATAGAGATCTGTTACAGTGAACACTACCTTGgtgtttgaattaattaattgtctTTTTATTTCgtctaaaaaacaaaaaaaggtaaataatattaaactaGTATTGGAGGTATTTTACCTTTGGTGTAAATAGGATTAATAGTGGTAACTTTTAATCCAGCTTCAATACAAGCAAAAAGTGTTATGCAATATTCAGGAACGTTTGGTGAAAATATTGCAACTGTTTcagtttttttaagttttaaagctttttttaaaaagaccgcgacattttttgatttatctcTAACTTGACTGTAAGTGTAACTTCTTTCTGTTTCTGCACAAACCTATAATTTTGcctcaaaaaaagttttaatgactttgtttaataaattttttgttataaaggTGAGCCCAAAATTTTTCTGCTGATATTCAGCTGATAACTAATATCTTGTcttaacaaaaaacatttaatgttTCATACAATGATACACGAATAGAAAGAGTAGACAATTTCAAATACCTGGAGACACGGCTGTATGAAAAttggacatcgaaattggctCGTGAAATGTAACGTATGTTACGCAATAAATAAACTGAAAGCATTCGAGATGTGGACATACcgcaaaatacaaaaagatgGTAGACAAAACTTATGTGGCTccgaaatgatcgacaatggACTGGGTTGCACAATATAgaaacataatccatactgCGCAAATAGAGAAGAAAGGGAAAATGAGGTCGCAAACGTCCATTAGTGAATAAACATCCATAGAAGAATTGTTGCCTTTCCATAAACATACATTCTATTCTAATTTTGGGATCTTCTGTCAGATCATTTTTAGATGATAGATTACTTTTCCAtattttctctatcttaaGGTATTTATCTTGTAATTGTAATACATCAAAACCATCAACACCTTCAATGTAACCTCTAAACTTATTTACTATTCACATGATTACAAGAGCTTTCTCGGTCTGGAGAATAGcagtaattttgattttatcgaGCTACACTTGCTGCATTGGTTCGCATAAACATTCTGGATTTTTAGTCAACAATATCAGTGTTGTTTAGAGTTTTTAGTC
Proteins encoded:
- the LOC111424147 gene encoding uncharacterized protein, with the protein product MYSKRLFVKNKICQLKAGLNPVKNVRRLCLSIENENVIVPRVPNFQVNECLLSEYVWKNLDRWENKTAVVCAETERSYTYSQVRDKSKNVAVFLKKALKLKKTETVAIFSPNVPEYCITLFACIEAGLKVTTINPIYTKDEIKRQLINSNTKVVFTVTDLYSTARDAISSIPQKEISIVVIQDKPHVSLPSGAIKFDEISSYFGSFTFEQQTNTDVACLPYSSGTTGTPKGVELTHRNLVSNLQQIQSDEFRLNRVTEGNIQDVVPVILPMYHIYGLTVILMNMFSQGCKLVTVPKFGTDIFLKILDHFKPNVFYAVPPIMLMMLNNKYIRAEQLKSIHQVVCSAAPLGVADIEKFFVKTQGKVKFMQIYGMTECSPIILHQSPVLDKGRKVGASGLLVANTLAKIVQVDDPNDTNLGQFENGELLVKGPQVMKGYHNNPEATKATINDNGWIRTGDIAYYDEDGQFYITDRLKELIKVKGFQVAPAELEEILRSHPAVADAAVIGIPHQQYGEAPKAFVALKKDHKANAEDIRSFVAGKVAPYKDLTGGVIILEKIPKTASGKTLRRDLKQLC
- the LOC111424149 gene encoding abasic site processing protein HMCES, coding for MCGRLACSLDPEEIHNSCTITKNSKTIKPKWKNDSGYTYKPFYNGPPTTVVPVLTFQPELNQKDVEESLSLVPMKWGFTPSFEVNPQALAHTHNCRLENVLKSSLYRDSLNSKKRCVVVAEGFYEWQTASGPDQKQPYFIYQGVESKNVNSNKKHLMHMAGLWTIKNTDEGQKYSCTILTMESDDSLNWLHHRMPIILNTDQEILTWLDFKRFNNDEALKIVSEPFNKRSGSEFKLKSYTVNKKFVNKSTCNEKECMVKFDVKRPNTLDSWLKPAKKAKMESV